In the Equus caballus isolate H_3958 breed thoroughbred chromosome 14, TB-T2T, whole genome shotgun sequence genome, tggtgaggaagatttgccttgagctaacatccattgccagtcttcctctatttatttttttgcttgaggaagattagttctgagctatatctgtgccagtcttcctccattttgtatgtgggatgctccacagcatggctgatgagtggagtaggtccacacctggatccgaacccatgaacctgggccatcaaATCAGAAGGTGCAAAACTTTAACCTCTTGGCCAAGGGCCGGCCCTCATGTTTGTTTCTTATTCTACTATTAAAATGTGTGAATTAACTTATTACTTCTGAGTATCTTCTTTGGAGCTAAATAAATAAGATCTAGATAAATGAGATTATAGACATACTCTGAACATAAAGCATACTTTCAGGAGTAAATGGCTGCATTATCTCTAGTAATCAAGTTTTCTAAGTTATTCtacaacacaaaattaaatattaaagaacTCTACTAGGCCACCAAGATATGTTTAAATATAACATAAGAGTACTATAGAAAATTGGAATAATTTTATAGCTTTAAAGGGAGTATGTCATTATTGATTGAGTTATTGGGAAGAATCTTGACCTTCTTTCGTTTACTTGCATAAAAAAAATTCTACGTAAAGTCCAATTGACTTCCCAGGCATTAAGTTATTATCCTCTCACCTTTCTTTATGGAACTTTTTTCTATTGAAGAACATTTGTTTGGAGTTCTGTTTAGGTTTTCCTTCCCAGGCAAAGATGTAGGTATTTAACAATGATTCTCCCTGGGATTTTACTCCTTCCCCTTTGACAACTACCACCTTAACAGACGTTTGATCAGAAATGGGCGGTTTTTCACAGATGATAAAATAGCCTAATAATTTGGTAGATTTTTCCCTAATGCTCCAAAATTCACTATATGCTCAAAATCTCCTATCTTATTAACTTATTAACAATCTTATTAACTGCCTATCTTATTAATGATGATCTGTATGTTATGTAAAGAGCCTCATTTAGTCAGAATTTAGCCAATGTCCATGATTGCCAGGATTGAACACTTGGTCAGCCCACATAAATGAATGACTATTGTGGGAGTAGTATCTGATAGATTTTCTGccagtgaaatattttatttgtctaAATGAAATGGTCACAGGTAACCagataagagaataaaataaaccaGTCTACTATCCATGAGGTTTGCTTATAACAATGGAAGTTCAAGATGTAGTTTAAATCATCCAGAATTGGTGATATAATAAAATAGCACTCAGACTCTCAGAGTGTAGGaaacaaataatatttgtataaGAGGCCATCTGACTCCCAGGACCAATACCAAAGATTCAAGTTCTTTAGAATTGTTATTTACTATTAAATTCTGATTAAAACCATGAAAGAATTATATGAAAATGTCAAAACAAATAAGATTTGAAAATGTGTATGATTAGAATCTCTTAGTCATTTACACTTGGaatcttaaaagaaataattctgtAATAATTGCTGAAATGTAAATACCACAATATTGATTTAGAAAAACACGTATTACCCTTAGTAGCTAAAGATGTCGACTCAATATTATCTTAATGAAGACTGACCATTTGAGGTTACAGAGGAGGttctcattcattttcaagataccttctcaattatttattttacacaTGCATACTAAATTTAGATGCAAAAGTAGTCAATCCACTGTCTTATGAGGTCATAGAATCCTCCAGCTCAGGACTGGGAAAGATCTTGGGTATCATGTAGTTCAACAACTCATCAAATTATATTATTCTCTGTATTCCATTAATTCCAGGGCCATCAAGTTACTTTTGAAGAGTGCCAATAATAGAATCTCCTACCTCCTTAGGAATCCATTTTCTGTTGGAACAACTTTGGCAAATCaaaactttgctttttttcaaCTAACAAACCATAGTTTCATTCACACCTTTGGGCCAGGATGAATTCGGCTAATCATTCTTCTAAATTACAACCctcttttcataaatatttgaatagagTTCCTACATCACAGAAACCTTATTTAATCTGGGTTAAATATGCtaaatttcaaaaattcttaTTTGAACACTATTAACCTTCATTTTCCCATTCACTAGGCAGTCGTCTATCTTTAGAGACATATCCTGTAGGCACAGACACTAAGGAGCatactttaaaattcattttcatttttaaatactattaGGCAAACATTGCAGAAGACATCGTAGTAGGGATACAGCATCAGGtgcttatatttatttgttaacaatccaataattataataatggttatgtcaacaaatatttcttcactATAGTGCTTTATagtttgaaaaaacattttttttttgaagattggcacctgagctaacatctgttgccagtcttctttttctccttctccttcttctccccaaagtcccctggtacatagatgtatattctagctgtagctccttctggctgtgctatgtgggatgccacctcagtgtggcctgatgagaggcgccatgtctgtgcccaggatccaaaccagtgaaaccctgggccaccaaagcggagcatgtgaacttaactacttggccattgGGCGGGCCcctgaaaaaatttttataaaattatttttgttttccagaatttGTGTGAGATAGATAAGAcaagtctgtttttttcttttgctgaggaagattcaccctgagctaacatccactgatcatcttcctctttttgtatgtgagctggcACCACAGaaggccactgacagacaagtggtgtaggtctgtatcagggaaccaaacccaggccactgaagtggagtgcattgaacttaaccactagaccaccagggccagCCTTCAATTTAAATTTGAAGACTATAGATATTGTGACTGGTTCGAGACGAATACCAGATAATtccaggaatattattcaggtcTTGTAATACCAAATATCATGTCTTCCCTGGTACAGACATCAACAATTACTCTCGTcttttataaaagtaatttttgattCCTAAGTAAGAAAGGGGGGAAATCTCTCTCGCAGATCTCCACCATTTTAGAAAACACTTGCTAGTAATtaacattggggaaaaaaataagatcttgaTATTTTCTAACAGAGGCTGCAATTCAGTTTTTTTCACATTAGAAAAAGAGTTTCAGAAATGTcacataatagaaaaaataagaaacctAAGAAATGAGATGTACGCAACCTAAGGGACAAAGAGCTTGCCAAgaggagaaaagtaaagaaaatctaGGGCATATGTGATCAAGATTCATTTTGTAAAATTCAAGAAAACTAAGCTTTAATAGAATTCTattgatataaaagaaaaaccttCTTAAAATTACTATTCACTGAAAAGACTGAGAAAACTAAGCACTGATCAAAGAGAACTTTAAAACCAATAAAAGAATCAAACCTCACCTGAACAAGGGAGTCTCCCTCTTTACAAAAACCTGAATCTTCCTGAGTCAGAAGAGGCTCGCTTTTCTCACAGCTCTCCTGGCTGAGAAGCGTGTCCGCGTAGTTGGGCTGGGGGAAGATCAGGTGACTCTTCCGCGAGTCCGCGGTGAGGGAGACCTCGTGGGAATAGGTCTGCAGGAAAGCGCGCACCCCGTCCACGCCCACGAAGTGCGAGGCGGGCACGCCCACCAACGCGCCTCCTGAAGCCTGGAGCAGGCGTAACGTGTGCCAGCGCCGCAGTCTGAGGGCCAGCAACACAATGACAAAGGCAAGGAAGACGCAGGAGACCACAGCCACTGCCACCACCAAGTACAGCGTGAGGCCTGAGGCATCAGAGTTGTTCTGGACCTCTAGGCTGCCCAGATCAGCCAGGACATCTGGGATGCTGTCAGCCACAGCCACGGTGAGAGTCACAGTGGCTGAGAGGGGGGGCTGGCCATGGTCCTGGACGGCCACCACCAGGCTCTGCTTGAGTGCGTCTCTGTCCAGAAGGGCCCGTGCCGTGCGCACCTCACCCGTGTGCAGCCCCACGGTGAAAAGCCCTGGCTCACTGGCCTTGAGCAGGCGGTAGGACAGCCAGGCGTTCTGGCCTGAGTCTCTGTCCACTGCCACCACTTTCGTCACCAGGTAGCCAGGCTCTGCAGAGCGAGGTGCCAGCTCCACGCCTGTGGAACCGTCAGTGGGGAGTGAGGGGTACAGGATCTCTGGTGGGTTGTCATTCTGGTCAAGCACGAATATGCTCAGTGACACGTTGCTGCTGAGTGGTGGGTCCCCACCGTCATGTGCAATCACTCTCAGTTGCAGATCACGGAACTGTTCATAGTCGAAGGAGTGCAGTGCATACAGGATGCCTGTGTCAGAGTTGATGGAAACATAGGAGGATAGAGGTACACCCTGGATGGTGTCTTCAGGCAGTGAGTAGGTGACCCGTGCATTCTCATCACTGTCGGGGTCGTGTGCAGTCAGAGAGAAGATGGAGGCACCTCTGGGGTTGTTCTCAGGGACATAGACAGAGTAGGAGGAGTGGGGAAAGGCCGGTGGGTTGTCGTTGGTATCTGCCACATCTAGGGAGATGAGCATTTCTGTAGACAGAGGTGGCATTCCTTTGTCTGTGGCTGTCACAGTGATGTTGTACAAGGATACTTGTTCTCGATCTAGTTCTATATTGGTCACTAGTCGATAATAATTGTCTACTGATTTTTCCAATTCAAATGGCAGATTTCCCGAGATGGAACATGTTACCAGGCCATTCAGCCCTGAATCTCGATCATATACTTGAAAAAGAGCGATTACTGTTCCTGGAGGCACACTTTCAGCAACTGATCTGCTTCCAGATGTTACTACCACTTCTGGTACATTATCGTTCACATCCAAGATAGTTACTAAGACTTTTGCTCTGTCTTGTAGACCTGGCCCATCCCGGGCTTCAACATCCAGCTCATAAAAGCTCGAGTCCTCATAGTCTAGATTTGCGGAAGTTGATATTTCTCCAGTCAAAGCATTCAAGCAGAAAATCTTGGAGATCTTTTCTGTTATCCTCACGAAGG is a window encoding:
- the LOC100072198 gene encoding protocadherin gamma-A6 isoform X10, whose protein sequence is MAALQRRQHRRGLVVLFMLLETLSGAGAGPIRYSIPEELNKGSFVGNIAKDLGLEPRELAERGLRIVSRDRTQLFALNPRSGSLITADRIDREELCSQSARCLVSFNILLEDKLNLYPIEVEIMDINDNTPRFLREELEVKISENAAPSSRFPLMEVYDPDVGMNSLQGFELSGNSHFSVNVLSKADGPKYPELVLEHALDREREAIHHLVLTAMDGGDPVRSSMARILVTVLDANDNPPVFTQPIYRVSVPENLPVGTPVLSVNATDQDEGIYAEITYSFVRITEKISKIFCLNALTGEISTSANLDYEDSSFYELDVEARDGPGLQDRAKVLVTILDVNDNVPEVVVTSGSRSVAESVPPGTVIALFQVYDRDSGLNGLVTCSISGNLPFELEKSVDNYYRLVTNIELDREQVSLYNITVTATDKGMPPLSTEMLISLDVADTNDNPPAFPHSSYSVYVPENNPRGASIFSLTAHDPDSDENARVTYSLPEDTIQGVPLSSYVSINSDTGILYALHSFDYEQFRDLQLRVIAHDGGDPPLSSNVSLSIFVLDQNDNPPEILYPSLPTDGSTGVELAPRSAEPGYLVTKVVAVDRDSGQNAWLSYRLLKASEPGLFTVGLHTGEVRTARALLDRDALKQSLVVAVQDHGQPPLSATVTLTVAVADSIPDVLADLGSLEVQNNSDASGLTLYLVVAVAVVSCVFLAFVIVLLALRLRRWHTLRLLQASGGALVGVPASHFVGVDGVRAFLQTYSHEVSLTADSRKSHLIFPQPNYADTLLSQESCEKSEPLLTQEDSGFCKEGDSLVQQAPPNTDWRFSQAQRPGTSSSQNGDETGTWPNNQFDTEMLQAMILASASEAADGSSTLGGGAGTMGLSARYGPQFTLQHVPDYRQNVYIPGSNATLTNAAGKRDGKAPAGGNGNKKKSGKKEKK